Below is a window of Bradyrhizobium sp. CB82 DNA.
CCTCGCCGAGCTTGCTCCGGCGCTGGCGGCGATCGTGGCGCGACATTGCCAGGAGCAGGATGTTCCCGATCCGCGCACGCAGATCGAGCGACTGTTCGCGACGCGCGAATGTTTTATGACATTGACCCAGCGTGAGAGGGACGTGTGCCGGCGGATCCTGTCCGGTTACAGCACCGAGGCGATCGCGACCGATCTCGGGATCAGCCTGCACTCGGCATTCACCTACCGCAAGCGGGCCTATGAGAAGCTTGGCATCTCCTCGCAGAATGAGCTGTTCGCCATTGCGCTACGGCTCATCGCGCGGCCGCATTTCGGCTGTCCCTGACGACAGGGACAGACTTCCAGGTCGTGAGACGATACGCTCGCGCCCGGAGGACCGATCTTGAGCACAGCCCCCCGTATCGACGTCGACGTTGCCGCCTTCTGGCACGATCCCTATCCGACTCTGGCGCGCCTCCGCCGCGAGGCGCCTATTGCGTTTGTGCCGCAGCTCGGCAGCACACTTCTGTGCAGCCGGGACGACATTTATGTCTGCGAAAAGCAAATCGAGGTGTTCAGCTCGCACCAACCCGAAGGCCTCATGAACCGGCTGATGGGGCACAACATGATGCGCAAGGATGGAGACGCGCATCTCGCCGAGCGCAAGGCGATCTTCCCTGCCGTCTCCCCGAAGACTGTCAAGACGCACTGGACCACTCAGTTTCAGAGTCATGCCGACCGGATCCTTGACGCTCTGGTGCCTGCCGGGGCTTGCGATTTCGTGCGCGAGTTCGCGCTGCCGTTCTCGGCGGAATGCCTGAAATCGATCACCGGCCTCACCAACATGCGTTTCCAGGACATGAATGCCTGGTCGCAAGGCATGATTGACGGCATCGCCAACTACGTCGGCGATCCTGATGTCGATGCACGCTGCCGCGCGGCGACCTCGGGCATCGACGCCGCGATCGACGAGATGGTGCCACTGTTGCGCCGACAGCCCGACCAGAGCCTGCTCGGCGTCATGCTGGCCTGCGAGATGCCGATGGAGAGCATTCGCGCCAACATCAAGCTGGCGATCAGCGGCGGGCAGAACGAACCGCGCGATGCGATTGCCGGCACCGTCTGGGCGCTGATCACCCATCCGGACCAGCTCAGGCTGCTGATGGCCAGAGAGATTCCCTGGATGCAGGCGTTCGAGGAGTATACCCGCTGGATATCGCCGATCGGCATGTCGCCACGACGGGTGGCGAAGCCATGGACAGTGCGCAATGTCGACTTCGAACCGGAGGAACGGGTGTTCCTGATGTTCGGCTCAGCCAACCGCGACGAGAAGCACTTCTCGCGGCCGGATGAATTCGACGTCCGGCGCGATACCAGCAAGAGCATCGCGTTCGGTGCCGGGCCGCATTTTTGCGCCGGCGCCTGGGCGTCGCGGGCGATGGTGGCCGATGTCGCCCTGCCCGCCATCTTCA
It encodes the following:
- a CDS encoding cytochrome P450, producing the protein MSTAPRIDVDVAAFWHDPYPTLARLRREAPIAFVPQLGSTLLCSRDDIYVCEKQIEVFSSHQPEGLMNRLMGHNMMRKDGDAHLAERKAIFPAVSPKTVKTHWTTQFQSHADRILDALVPAGACDFVREFALPFSAECLKSITGLTNMRFQDMNAWSQGMIDGIANYVGDPDVDARCRAATSGIDAAIDEMVPLLRRQPDQSLLGVMLACEMPMESIRANIKLAISGGQNEPRDAIAGTVWALITHPDQLRLLMAREIPWMQAFEEYTRWISPIGMSPRRVAKPWTVRNVDFEPEERVFLMFGSANRDEKHFSRPDEFDVRRDTSKSIAFGAGPHFCAGAWASRAMVADVALPAIFTRLERLRLIADEPARMGGWAFRGLLNLPVTWDRPA